Proteins from a single region of Apium graveolens cultivar Ventura chromosome 7, ASM990537v1, whole genome shotgun sequence:
- the LOC141674654 gene encoding uncharacterized protein LOC141674654, whose amino-acid sequence MDLFERAKTIRLRTIRDKFLVADDNEETVFQHRDDSSTSSVWNVEIITGGKYVRFKSCYGTYLTASDNLSPGIIGKKVVQSFPKSVDMSMTDWEPVRDGFQVRLRTRKGSFLRPNGGVPPWRNTVTHDMPQTSKTHEKVLWSIDVVEALPPPHRRSRSAENKSPSGCSDDRMSTSKTSQRYTTMEDL is encoded by the coding sequence ATGGACCTCTTCGAGAGAGCCAAAACGATTCGTCTCAGGACAATTAGAGATAAATTTCTTGTTGCAGATGACAATGAGGAAACTGTATTCCAACATCGCGACGATTCATCAACAAGTTCAGTATGGAATGTTGAGATAATAACAGGAGGAAAATATGTACGCTTTAAAAGTTGCTATGGCACATATCTAACAGCTTCGGATAATCTTTCCCCTGGAATCATCGGAAAAAAAGTTGTGCAATCCTTTCCAAAATCCGTCGACATGTCCATGACAGATTGGGAACCGGTGAGGGATGGATTTCAAGTGCGATTACGGACACGAAAGGGTAGCTTTCTAAGACCAAATGGAGGCGTTCCTCCATGGAGAAACACGGTAACGCATGACATGCCTCAAACATCTAAAACACATGAAAAGGTTTTATGGAGCATTGATGTTGTGGAGGCGCTTCCGCCACCTCATCGAAGAAGCCGCTCGGCGGAAAACAAATCTCCATCGGGTTGTTCTGATGATAGGATGAGTACATCAAAAACATCGCAAAGATATACTACAATGGAGGATTTGTAG